The Polaribacter tangerinus genome has a segment encoding these proteins:
- the metG gene encoding methionine--tRNA ligase gives MSAPKRYTITAALPYTNGPIHIGHLAGVYVPSDIYARYLRLTGKDVAFICGSDEHGVAIPMRAKKEGVSPKDIIDKYHHIIKKSFIDFGISFDNYSRTSSQIHHDTAADFFKKLYNDGHFVEEVSEQLFDAEANQFLADRFVIGTCPKCGFEESYGDQCESCGTSHNATDLINPKSAITGNTPSLKETKHWFLPLNKHEEFLREWILKGHKKDWKPNVYGQVKSWIDDGLRPRAVTRDLDWGIPVPIDGADGKVLYVWFDAPIGYISATKEWAAKKGKNWEDYWKKDDTKLVHFIGKDNIVFHCIIFPSMLKAHGDYILPDNVPANEFLNLEGNKLSTSKNWAVWLHEYLEDFPEMQDVLRYTLTANAPESKDNDFTWKDFQAKNNNELVAIFGNFINRVVVLTNKYYNGVVPTPTNFSEVDEDVLAALKEFPNSISKSIERYRFREASQELMNLARLGNKYLADEEPWKVIKVDEQRVQTIMFVALQISAALAVLSEPFLPFTASKLKGILNIATTDTQQANTAISWHTIHQQDVLIANGHQINKATLLFSKIEDATIEAQIAKLEATKIANAQENKVVSPQKDMASFEDFTKLDIRVGTILEAEKVAKTKKLLKLTVDVGLDVRTIVSGIAESFSPEAIIGQQVAVLVNLAPRKIKGVESNGMILMASTPNGKLAFVSPDAAVKNGQEIS, from the coding sequence ATGAGTGCTCCAAAAAGATATACCATTACTGCAGCTTTACCCTATACGAATGGGCCAATTCACATTGGTCATTTGGCGGGTGTTTATGTTCCTTCCGATATTTATGCTCGATATTTGCGTTTAACAGGTAAAGATGTTGCCTTTATTTGTGGTTCAGATGAGCACGGTGTTGCCATTCCTATGCGTGCAAAAAAAGAGGGTGTTTCTCCAAAAGATATTATCGATAAATATCATCACATTATTAAAAAGTCTTTTATAGATTTCGGAATTTCTTTTGATAATTATTCTCGAACATCATCTCAAATTCATCACGACACTGCAGCAGATTTTTTTAAGAAACTTTACAATGATGGTCATTTTGTAGAAGAGGTTTCAGAGCAGTTGTTCGATGCAGAAGCCAATCAGTTTTTAGCAGATAGGTTTGTAATCGGAACTTGTCCTAAATGTGGGTTCGAAGAAAGTTATGGCGATCAATGCGAAAGTTGTGGAACTTCTCATAATGCAACAGATTTAATCAATCCAAAATCGGCAATTACAGGAAACACACCCTCATTAAAAGAAACAAAACATTGGTTTTTACCTCTTAATAAGCATGAAGAATTTTTAAGAGAGTGGATTTTAAAAGGGCATAAAAAGGATTGGAAACCAAATGTATACGGACAAGTAAAAAGTTGGATTGATGACGGTTTAAGACCCAGAGCAGTTACAAGAGATTTAGATTGGGGAATACCAGTTCCTATAGATGGTGCAGATGGCAAGGTGTTGTATGTTTGGTTCGATGCACCAATAGGTTACATTTCTGCCACTAAAGAATGGGCAGCCAAAAAAGGTAAAAATTGGGAAGATTACTGGAAAAAAGACGATACCAAACTAGTTCATTTTATAGGAAAAGATAATATTGTGTTTCATTGTATTATTTTTCCGAGTATGTTAAAAGCACACGGAGATTATATTTTACCAGACAATGTGCCTGCTAATGAATTTTTAAATTTAGAAGGAAATAAATTATCTACTTCAAAAAATTGGGCCGTTTGGTTGCACGAGTATCTAGAAGATTTTCCAGAAATGCAAGATGTGCTGCGTTACACACTTACTGCTAATGCACCAGAAAGTAAAGACAACGACTTTACATGGAAAGATTTTCAGGCAAAAAATAATAACGAATTAGTAGCAATTTTCGGTAACTTTATAAATAGAGTAGTGGTGTTAACCAACAAGTATTACAATGGTGTGGTGCCAACTCCTACTAATTTTTCTGAAGTAGATGAAGATGTTTTGGCGGCTTTAAAAGAGTTTCCTAACAGCATTTCTAAATCTATAGAAAGATATCGTTTTAGAGAAGCAAGTCAAGAATTAATGAATTTAGCAAGACTTGGTAACAAGTATTTGGCAGATGAAGAGCCTTGGAAAGTAATAAAAGTAGATGAACAACGTGTGCAAACAATAATGTTTGTTGCCTTACAAATATCTGCTGCTTTAGCTGTTTTATCGGAACCTTTTTTACCATTTACTGCTTCAAAGTTAAAAGGAATTTTAAATATTGCCACTACAGATACCCAACAAGCAAATACCGCTATTTCATGGCACACAATTCATCAGCAAGATGTTTTAATTGCCAACGGACATCAAATAAACAAAGCAACATTATTATTTTCTAAAATTGAAGACGCCACAATAGAAGCTCAAATAGCAAAGTTAGAAGCTACTAAAATTGCAAATGCACAAGAAAATAAAGTGGTTTCCCCTCAAAAAGATATGGCAAGTTTTGAAGATTTTACAAAGTTAGATATTAGAGTAGGAACTATTTTAGAGGCAGAAAAAGTAGCGAAAACCAAAAAATTACTAAAGTTAACAGTAGATGTTGGTTTAGATGTTAGAACTATTGTTTCTGGTATTGCAGAAAGTTTTAGTCCAGAAGCTATTATTGGTCAGCAAGTGGCTGTATTGGTAAATTTAGCACCTCGAAAAATTAAAGGCGTAGAAAGTAACGGTATGATTTTAATGGCAAGCACTCCCAACGGAAAACTCGCTTTTGTATCACCAGATGCAGCAGTAAAAAATGGGCAAGAAATAAGCTAA
- a CDS encoding histone deacetylase family protein codes for MLTIAYHPIYQHELPKGHRFPMEKYDLLPKQLLHEGTCVLENFFEPEIPNNKYFFTVHDPEYFFDLLNITLPQKAARKIGFPLSEELIKREMIIADGTLKASEFALKYGISMNIAGGTHHAFSNRGEAFCMLNDQAIGAKYLQQKELVKKVLIVDLDVHQGNGTAEIFKNDASVFTFSMHGKSNYPFVKEKSDLDIPLENGTRDETYLSALKEVLPKLIKEEAPDFMYYLCGVDVLETDKLGKLALSVAGCKERDRFVLQTCFDAKIPVMCSMGGGYSPDINTIINAHANTFRLAQEIYF; via the coding sequence ATGCTTACAATTGCCTATCATCCTATTTATCAACATGAATTGCCAAAAGGGCATCGTTTTCCTATGGAAAAATACGACTTGTTACCTAAGCAATTACTGCATGAGGGAACCTGTGTTTTAGAAAACTTTTTTGAACCAGAAATTCCAAATAACAAGTACTTTTTTACGGTTCACGATCCGGAGTATTTTTTCGATTTATTAAATATTACTTTACCTCAAAAAGCAGCCAGAAAAATTGGGTTTCCACTATCTGAAGAGCTTATAAAAAGAGAAATGATTATTGCAGATGGTACTTTAAAAGCCTCTGAATTTGCTTTAAAATACGGAATATCCATGAATATTGCTGGTGGTACACATCATGCTTTTTCTAATCGAGGAGAAGCCTTTTGTATGTTAAACGACCAAGCAATAGGAGCCAAGTATTTGCAACAAAAAGAGTTGGTAAAAAAAGTGTTGATAGTAGATTTAGATGTTCATCAAGGCAACGGAACTGCAGAAATATTTAAGAATGATGCTTCGGTTTTTACATTTTCTATGCACGGAAAAAGTAATTACCCTTTCGTAAAAGAAAAAAGTGATTTAGATATTCCTCTAGAGAATGGTACAAGAGATGAAACGTATTTGTCAGCTTTAAAAGAAGTTCTTCCAAAGTTGATAAAAGAAGAAGCACCAGATTTTATGTATTATTTATGTGGAGTAGATGTTTTAGAAACTGATAAACTAGGTAAACTGGCATTGTCTGTAGCAGGTTGCAAAGAAAGAGATCGGTTTGTTTTACAAACTTGTTTCGATGCAAAAATACCTGTAATGTGTTCTATGGGAGGTGGTTATTCGCCAGACATAAATACAATTATAAATGCTCATGCCAATACTTTTAGATTGGCACAAGAAATTTATTTTTAA
- a CDS encoding (2Fe-2S)-binding protein, protein MPKYSLNINGKKVLVDADADTPLLWILRDELDLVGTKFGCGIAQCGACTVHLNGKSARSCQLQISILEGAEITTIEGLSEAGNHPVQEAWKTLDVAQCGYCQSGQIMTAAAFLSENKNPNEKEIREAMHGNICRCASYNRIEKAVKLASEKI, encoded by the coding sequence ATGCCTAAATACTCATTAAACATCAACGGAAAAAAAGTATTAGTAGACGCCGATGCAGATACTCCCTTATTATGGATACTAAGAGATGAATTGGATTTAGTAGGTACCAAATTTGGTTGTGGTATTGCACAATGTGGTGCTTGTACAGTGCATTTAAATGGTAAATCTGCTAGAAGCTGCCAGCTACAAATTAGTATTTTAGAAGGGGCAGAAATTACGACTATAGAAGGATTGTCGGAAGCTGGAAATCATCCTGTACAAGAAGCATGGAAAACACTAGATGTAGCACAATGTGGTTATTGCCAATCTGGTCAAATAATGACAGCTGCTGCGTTTTTATCAGAAAATAAAAATCCGAATGAAAAAGAAATAAGAGAAGCTATGCATGGAAATATTTGTCGATGTGCCTCTTATAATAGAATTGAAAAAGCAGTAAAATTGGCTTCAGAAAAAATATAA
- a CDS encoding Txe/YoeB family addiction module toxin, producing the protein MKYIFVDESWEDYLFWQKTDKKKVKKINELLKDIARNPFDGLGKPEPLKHKYAGFWSRRIDSEHRLIYQFREGEILIAKCRFHYD; encoded by the coding sequence ATGAAGTATATATTCGTTGACGAGTCTTGGGAAGATTATTTATTTTGGCAAAAAACTGATAAAAAGAAAGTTAAAAAAATAAATGAACTTCTAAAAGATATTGCACGAAATCCTTTTGATGGACTTGGAAAACCAGAACCCTTAAAACATAAATATGCTGGATTTTGGTCTCGAAGAATAGACAGTGAACACAGACTTATTTATCAATTTAGAGAGGGAGAAATATTAATAGCGAAATGCAGATTTCATTACGATTAA
- a CDS encoding xanthine dehydrogenase family protein molybdopterin-binding subunit, whose product MKLQTTTNFSRRNFLKTSFLASGGLLIGFNLLTACKDTAVMPVDISQLNFNDFNAFIKISDEGYITIYSPNPEIGQGVKTSMPMIIAEELEADWSKVTVAQGILDTNNYTRQVAGGSQSIRSSYTALRQTGATAKQMLVNAAALKWQVPAETLSVSKGIITNKNGDTFHYGNLVKEASVLEIPENVRLKNEEDFTIIGTDKINVDIDKIVTGKHLFGIDYKAPEMLYASVLRPPAFGNSLISYDAEETKKIKGVVKVISFGDKIAVLATSTWIAMKGKKALAAKWKTSPKLESTEKHHTVLTDILNSKKLAVRREDGNVEKAFKNADIVVERTYSAPFLPHNCMEPMNFFAHVTDQKIHLVGPIQTPAWTANRVAKLLDRKLEDIHLEMTRMGGGFGRRLYGDFALEAAEIANIVQKPVQVLYSREDDMTAGTYRPATKYRIKAALKDGKITGYHLKEAAINGNMYGTIPNFFPAGCIPNYKVETGSYTSNITTGAWRAPYTNFLAFAEQSFFDELAKTLKKDAIELRLELLQKVKNTSDKRIEYSGERMEKTIQLVREKGNWGTTNPGTYQGFAAYYSHNTHVAEIAEIALENGFPVIKKVTVAVDCGVVVNPTGAKNQIEGGVLDGIGHAMFSDFSFENGKPTHKNFDTYRLIRMKETPKVEVYFVPSKLAPTGLGEPGLPPAGAAVANAIHAALGKRMYAQPFVKELAS is encoded by the coding sequence ATGAAACTACAAACAACAACAAATTTTAGTCGTAGAAACTTTTTAAAAACATCGTTTTTGGCAAGTGGTGGACTTCTAATAGGTTTTAATCTCTTAACAGCTTGCAAAGATACTGCTGTAATGCCTGTAGATATTTCTCAACTAAATTTTAATGATTTTAATGCTTTTATTAAAATTTCAGACGAAGGTTATATTACCATTTATTCTCCAAATCCAGAAATAGGTCAAGGTGTTAAAACTTCGATGCCTATGATTATTGCCGAAGAACTAGAAGCAGATTGGAGTAAAGTAACCGTTGCACAAGGTATTTTAGATACTAATAACTATACCAGGCAAGTAGCTGGTGGAAGTCAATCTATTAGAAGTAGTTACACCGCTTTAAGGCAAACAGGAGCCACAGCCAAACAAATGTTAGTAAATGCTGCTGCCTTAAAATGGCAAGTTCCCGCAGAAACGCTTAGTGTTTCTAAAGGTATTATAACCAATAAAAATGGCGATACTTTTCATTATGGAAATCTTGTAAAAGAAGCCTCTGTATTAGAAATTCCTGAAAATGTAAGGCTTAAAAATGAAGAAGATTTTACCATTATTGGTACTGATAAAATTAATGTTGATATCGATAAAATTGTAACCGGAAAGCATTTATTTGGTATTGATTATAAAGCACCTGAAATGCTTTATGCAAGTGTTTTAAGACCACCTGCTTTTGGAAACTCTCTTATTTCTTATGATGCTGAAGAGACAAAAAAAATAAAAGGAGTTGTAAAAGTAATATCATTTGGAGATAAAATTGCAGTTTTAGCTACCTCTACATGGATTGCCATGAAAGGTAAAAAAGCGCTCGCTGCAAAATGGAAAACATCCCCTAAATTAGAGTCTACAGAAAAACACCACACTGTTCTTACAGATATTTTAAATAGTAAGAAGTTGGCTGTAAGAAGAGAAGACGGCAATGTTGAAAAAGCGTTTAAAAATGCAGATATTGTTGTAGAAAGAACATATAGCGCGCCATTTTTACCTCATAACTGTATGGAACCAATGAACTTTTTTGCTCATGTTACCGACCAAAAAATACACTTAGTAGGTCCTATACAAACACCTGCTTGGACAGCCAACAGAGTCGCCAAATTATTAGACAGAAAACTAGAGGATATTCACCTAGAAATGACAAGAATGGGCGGTGGATTTGGAAGAAGATTGTATGGCGATTTTGCACTTGAAGCAGCAGAAATAGCCAATATTGTACAAAAACCTGTTCAAGTACTTTATTCTAGAGAAGATGATATGACAGCAGGAACCTACAGACCAGCTACAAAGTACCGGATAAAAGCAGCTTTAAAAGATGGTAAAATAACTGGTTACCACTTAAAAGAGGCAGCAATTAACGGAAATATGTATGGCACAATTCCGAATTTTTTCCCTGCGGGATGCATTCCGAATTACAAAGTAGAAACAGGTAGCTACACTAGTAATATAACTACTGGCGCATGGAGAGCACCATACACCAACTTTCTTGCATTTGCCGAGCAGTCTTTTTTTGATGAACTTGCCAAAACCTTAAAAAAAGATGCTATTGAACTGCGTTTAGAGCTTTTACAAAAAGTAAAAAATACTTCGGACAAAAGAATAGAATATTCTGGAGAACGAATGGAAAAAACAATACAATTAGTTCGAGAAAAAGGCAACTGGGGCACCACTAACCCTGGCACATACCAAGGTTTTGCCGCTTATTACAGTCATAATACTCATGTTGCAGAAATTGCAGAAATTGCATTAGAAAATGGTTTTCCAGTGATAAAAAAAGTAACGGTAGCAGTAGATTGTGGTGTAGTTGTGAACCCTACTGGCGCAAAAAATCAGATTGAAGGTGGCGTTTTAGATGGTATTGGTCATGCAATGTTTAGCGATTTTTCTTTTGAAAACGGAAAACCAACTCATAAGAATTTTGATACCTATCGACTTATTAGAATGAAAGAAACACCCAAAGTAGAAGTTTACTTTGTGCCTAGTAAATTAGCTCCGACAGGTTTGGGAGAGCCTGGTTTACCTCCAGCTGGCGCTGCTGTGGCAAATGCAATACATGCTGCTCTGGGTAAAAGAATGTATGCCCAGCCATTTGTAAAAGAATTAGCTTCGTAA
- a CDS encoding type II toxin-antitoxin system Phd/YefM family antitoxin produces the protein MLITTVSDFRKDIKSYLDRVVKNFETLIINRGKDAGIVVMSLQEYNSLMATNHELSSRKNELRLDTAIEKLKKGTSFNKDLIEN, from the coding sequence ATGCTAATAACTACAGTTTCTGATTTTAGAAAAGACATTAAATCATACTTAGACCGAGTAGTAAAAAACTTTGAAACTTTAATAATCAATCGTGGAAAAGATGCCGGAATCGTAGTAATGTCTTTACAAGAATACAATTCCTTAATGGCAACAAATCACGAATTATCCTCTCGGAAAAATGAATTAAGATTAGATACTGCGATTGAAAAACTAAAAAAAGGTACTAGTTTTAACAAAGATTTAATCGAAAATTGA
- a CDS encoding S66 peptidase family protein — MKKNFRLLLLVLFINSALKAQENFKKPPYLKIGDTIAIVAPAGILKSRKGTILKAKKLAESWGLKVVLGDYLFKQNNHFAGTDAERCKDFQAALDAKNIKAIWAARGGYGSVRILDMLDFSTFKKHPKWIIGYSDITAFHNHIHNLGFESLHAMMPTSLEEDSLQIKNTISSFKKALFGEDLQYTIKKSSFVRALNLTSIEGVLVGGNLAILSSMLGSNGQLNTTDKILFIEEIGEYKYAIDRMLQSLKRANYFNNCKGVIIGDMTAIKKNSTKWGSSIEQLILEAIPEDVPVFFNFKAGHEAENNALIFGRKILIDIDKDRYIVKFTESVE; from the coding sequence ATGAAAAAAAATTTCCGTTTACTACTTTTAGTTCTCTTTATTAACAGTGCTTTAAAAGCACAAGAAAATTTTAAAAAACCGCCTTATCTAAAAATCGGAGACACTATTGCAATAGTTGCTCCTGCCGGAATTTTAAAAAGTAGAAAAGGAACCATTTTAAAAGCGAAAAAATTAGCAGAAAGTTGGGGCTTAAAAGTTGTTTTGGGAGATTATCTTTTTAAACAAAATAATCATTTTGCAGGCACAGACGCAGAACGTTGTAAAGATTTTCAGGCAGCATTAGATGCTAAAAACATTAAAGCAATTTGGGCCGCTAGAGGTGGTTACGGTTCGGTTAGAATTTTAGATATGTTAGATTTTAGCACTTTTAAAAAACACCCAAAATGGATAATTGGTTACTCAGATATTACTGCTTTTCACAACCATATTCACAACCTTGGTTTTGAAAGTTTGCACGCCATGATGCCTACTAGTTTAGAAGAAGATTCTTTGCAAATTAAAAATACTATTTCATCATTTAAAAAAGCTCTTTTTGGAGAGGATTTACAATACACTATTAAAAAATCGTCGTTTGTTAGAGCTCTTAATTTAACATCGATTGAAGGTGTTTTAGTAGGTGGAAATTTAGCGATACTTAGCTCTATGTTAGGCTCTAATGGCCAGTTAAACACTACCGATAAAATTCTTTTTATTGAAGAAATTGGCGAATATAAATATGCCATTGACAGAATGTTACAAAGCTTAAAAAGAGCTAATTATTTTAACAATTGTAAAGGTGTAATTATTGGTGATATGACTGCTATTAAAAAAAATTCTACAAAATGGGGCAGTAGCATAGAACAGTTAATACTAGAAGCAATTCCTGAAGATGTTCCTGTATTTTTTAATTTTAAAGCTGGTCATGAAGCAGAAAATAATGCCCTAATTTTTGGGAGAAAAATTTTAATAGATATTGATAAAGACCGTTATATAGTAAAATTTACAGAAAGTGTGGAATAA
- a CDS encoding YraN family protein produces MASHNELGKKGEKIAIEFLRKKGYKILECNYRYLKAEVDIIAIKKNTLVVIEVKTRTTDYFGNPQDFVTPKKIKLLVSAIDFYVNDKGMDVEVRFDIIAIIYKNNTQKIVHLEDAFFHFL; encoded by the coding sequence ATGGCATCACATAATGAACTTGGCAAAAAAGGAGAAAAAATAGCTATTGAATTTCTACGAAAAAAAGGGTATAAAATTTTAGAATGCAATTACCGATATTTAAAGGCTGAAGTAGATATTATAGCTATTAAAAAAAATACGCTAGTTGTAATAGAAGTAAAAACCAGAACCACAGATTATTTTGGAAATCCGCAAGACTTTGTAACGCCAAAAAAAATAAAACTTTTAGTATCGGCTATAGATTTTTACGTGAATGATAAGGGTATGGATGTTGAAGTTCGATTTGATATTATTGCTATCATTTATAAAAACAACACCCAAAAAATAGTTCATTTAGAAGATGCTTTTTTTCATTTTCTGTAA